Proteins encoded together in one Hymenobacter monticola window:
- a CDS encoding acyltransferase family protein: protein MSALSAATTPPDGTASTAVPYFQPLDIIRFVAALLIVITHSYEHWIDVPQVAAAMTDWGGQMAWWATKLKLFVGSFNVGVDIFFLMSGFLITYLLLVEKERYARIDIKSFYMRRVLRIWPLYYFCVFMAPVLTHYYDEPAAKMQAHLLFLGNFNLAKHGWSSTAVNHLWSICIEEHFYLVWPLLIAFVPRPKLTTVFGGVIFLSFLARLYYFYFVPDSYMYLYLNTLCRWDILAMGALFAYAHFYGYQLPRVPSTVRWMIYGAALLVFAGDAYGNWDNVFLVSFKKYMFMSVVAFFIGNVLFNPDSAVQWRERTIFHYFGKISYGIYMFHGFVIFLFARIFPSFHTPLFIFWVVLTTLVVSAASYELVEKPILRLKKYFDAFRRQRTPVAAPLPATEPVSVPG from the coding sequence GTGTCAGCTCTTTCCGCCGCTACTACTCCGCCCGACGGCACCGCCTCCACGGCGGTCCCTTACTTCCAGCCCCTCGACATCATTCGTTTTGTAGCCGCGCTGCTCATCGTCATCACGCACAGCTACGAGCACTGGATAGATGTGCCGCAGGTGGCTGCTGCCATGACTGATTGGGGCGGGCAAATGGCGTGGTGGGCCACCAAGCTCAAGCTGTTTGTGGGCAGCTTCAACGTTGGGGTCGATATTTTCTTCCTGATGAGCGGCTTTCTCATCACTTACCTGCTGCTGGTCGAAAAGGAGCGCTACGCCCGCATCGACATCAAAAGCTTCTACATGCGCCGGGTGTTGCGCATTTGGCCCCTCTACTATTTCTGCGTGTTCATGGCCCCGGTGCTCACGCACTACTACGACGAGCCGGCCGCCAAAATGCAGGCGCACCTGCTGTTTCTGGGCAATTTCAACCTGGCCAAGCACGGCTGGAGCTCCACGGCCGTCAACCACCTGTGGTCCATCTGCATCGAAGAGCATTTCTACCTGGTGTGGCCGTTGCTCATTGCTTTCGTGCCCCGGCCCAAGCTCACCACCGTGTTCGGGGGCGTTATTTTCCTCAGCTTCCTCGCACGGCTGTACTATTTCTACTTCGTGCCCGACTCCTACATGTATTTGTACCTGAACACCCTGTGCCGGTGGGATATACTGGCCATGGGCGCTTTGTTTGCCTACGCCCATTTCTACGGCTACCAGTTGCCGCGGGTGCCTTCCACCGTCCGCTGGATGATTTACGGCGCCGCGCTGCTGGTTTTTGCCGGCGACGCCTACGGCAACTGGGACAATGTTTTTCTGGTCTCGTTCAAGAAGTACATGTTTATGAGCGTCGTTGCCTTCTTCATCGGCAACGTCCTCTTCAACCCCGATTCGGCCGTGCAGTGGCGCGAGCGCACCATCTTCCACTACTTTGGCAAGATTTCCTACGGCATCTACATGTTTCACGGCTTCGTGATTTTTCTGTTTGCCCGCATTTTTCCCTCGTTTCACACCCCGCTGTTCATTTTTTGGGTGGTCCTGACGACGCTGGTCGTTTCAGCGGCTTCCTACGAGTTGGTCGAAAAGCCCATCTTGCGCCTGAAAAAGTACTTCGACGCCTTCCGCCGGCAGCGCACGCCGGTGGCCGCCCCGCTGCCGGCCACCGAGCCGGTTAGTGTGCCGGGGTAG
- a CDS encoding glycoside hydrolase family 16 protein encodes MTKRFLLALLVVRLMLMPGAGHSQALADTLRHADWQLYWANEFNTPGDSSVVADHWQFAYPWGRNLGGAEAQYYTGEQVTVDAAGLLHLRAQRRATPRPYRVGNGPVRQLSYNSGMLFNRTSKDSLVIPGCDGNRTGFTYGLFEMRCRLPRAKTSSSAFWLYGDPDEVDVFEAGGAPEVISNNIILWSHEFWRLGPPGIANEASQSFFYWNGLGRLPDSLHTYALSWKARELVYYFDGIAIRHETRLLPLGCPLDVISNLGMASWAQDSAAALDIDYIRVYRQPRRAVARPPVAPVPPAPGILRFPHATAGVLGADAPEQRWRWAERPGQRPRLELAVNRNPADFSSLPLPARGRWLAPMVGFNDAGTARHWVASPDSGRSALRWTLYDLCGRPVRSGEQAPAPAWELRWPTLPPGTYALRLWAGAREVRQTVYQLGQPTEHVFSADWLALPAAPAEADATTPAH; translated from the coding sequence ATGACGAAACGTTTTCTGCTCGCGCTGCTCGTTGTTCGGCTGATGCTGATGCCGGGTGCCGGGCACAGCCAGGCCCTGGCCGACACCCTGCGCCACGCCGACTGGCAACTCTATTGGGCCAACGAATTCAACACCCCCGGCGACAGCAGCGTGGTGGCCGACCACTGGCAGTTTGCCTACCCCTGGGGGCGCAACCTGGGCGGCGCTGAAGCCCAGTACTACACCGGCGAGCAAGTGACCGTGGATGCGGCGGGCCTGCTGCACCTGCGCGCCCAGCGCCGGGCCACGCCCCGGCCGTATCGCGTGGGCAACGGCCCGGTGCGCCAGCTGAGCTACAACTCGGGCATGCTGTTCAACCGGACGAGCAAGGACTCGCTGGTCATTCCGGGCTGCGACGGCAATCGGACGGGCTTCACGTATGGCTTGTTTGAGATGCGCTGCCGCCTGCCCCGGGCCAAGACTTCGTCCTCGGCTTTCTGGCTTTATGGCGACCCGGATGAGGTAGACGTTTTTGAGGCGGGCGGGGCCCCGGAAGTCATTAGCAACAACATCATTCTCTGGAGCCACGAGTTCTGGCGGCTGGGGCCGCCGGGCATTGCCAACGAGGCCTCACAGAGCTTCTTCTACTGGAACGGCCTCGGCCGTCTTCCCGACAGCCTGCACACCTACGCCCTGAGCTGGAAGGCCCGGGAGCTGGTGTATTACTTCGATGGCATCGCCATTCGGCACGAAACCCGGCTGCTGCCGCTGGGCTGCCCCCTCGACGTCATTTCCAACCTGGGCATGGCCTCGTGGGCGCAGGACTCGGCCGCGGCGCTCGACATCGACTACATCCGGGTGTACCGGCAGCCGCGCCGCGCCGTGGCCCGCCCGCCGGTGGCGCCGGTGCCCCCCGCGCCGGGCATTCTGCGCTTTCCACACGCCACCGCCGGCGTGCTGGGGGCCGACGCGCCCGAGCAGCGCTGGCGCTGGGCCGAGCGCCCCGGCCAGCGCCCCCGGCTGGAGCTCGCCGTCAACCGCAACCCGGCCGATTTTTCCTCGTTGCCGCTGCCCGCACGGGGCCGCTGGCTGGCCCCCATGGTGGGGTTCAACGATGCGGGCACGGCGCGCCACTGGGTGGCCTCGCCCGACAGCGGCCGCTCGGCGCTGCGCTGGACGCTGTACGACCTGTGCGGCCGGCCGGTGCGCAGCGGCGAGCAGGCGCCCGCGCCGGCCTGGGAGCTCCGCTGGCCCACGCTGCCGCCGGGGACCTATGCGCTCCGCCTTTGGGCCGGCGCCCGGGAGGTGCGCCAAACTGTGTACCAGCTGGGCCAGCCCACCGAGCACGTATTTTCCGCCGATTGGCTGGCCTTGCCCGCCGCTCCGGCCGAAGCCGACGCGACTACCCCGGCACACTAA
- a CDS encoding glycosyltransferase family 2 protein — protein sequence MVKFDTLSIVIPVYNEARTIHQILDLLRELKLVNNIGKEIILVNDCSTDASADTIRAYAARYPEMGLRLLEHAVNQGKGAALHTGIREATGDYVIIQDADLEYDPEEYNLLIGPVLKGFADVVFGSRFMGGNPHRVLFFWHSIGNAWLTFLSNMCTDLNLTDMETCYKMFRRDIVQGLKLEEKRFGFEPEVTAKVARVPDVRIYEVGISYYGRTYAEGKKIGWRDGFRAIYCILKYGLLGQ from the coding sequence GTGGTAAAATTCGACACGCTTTCCATCGTCATCCCTGTCTACAACGAGGCCCGCACCATTCACCAGATTCTGGATTTGCTGCGCGAGCTGAAGCTGGTGAATAACATCGGCAAGGAAATCATCCTCGTCAACGACTGTTCCACCGATGCCTCGGCCGACACCATTCGGGCCTACGCCGCGCGCTACCCCGAAATGGGCCTACGCCTGCTGGAGCATGCCGTAAACCAAGGCAAAGGCGCCGCGCTGCACACCGGCATCCGCGAAGCCACCGGCGACTACGTCATCATTCAGGACGCCGACTTGGAATACGACCCCGAAGAGTACAACCTGCTCATTGGACCCGTGCTGAAGGGCTTTGCCGACGTGGTATTTGGTTCGCGCTTCATGGGCGGCAACCCGCACCGGGTGCTGTTTTTCTGGCACAGCATCGGCAACGCCTGGCTCACCTTTCTCTCCAACATGTGCACCGACCTGAACCTGACGGACATGGAAACGTGCTACAAGATGTTCCGGCGCGACATCGTGCAGGGCCTGAAGCTGGAAGAAAAACGCTTCGGCTTCGAGCCCGAAGTAACCGCCAAAGTGGCCCGCGTGCCCGATGTCCGCATCTACGAAGTGGGCATCAGCTACTACGGCCGCACCTACGCCGAGGGCAAAAAAATAGGCTGGCGCGACGGCTTCCGCGCCATCTACTGCATCCTGAAATACGGCCTGCTGGGGCAGTAG
- a CDS encoding glycosyltransferase family 39 protein codes for MITRLRQFWRQHPERITIAALLLTHIAVMCVLFGNVLWHPGAYMLAPGGDGIKNYYALLYYVLYDHGTQFTGMHYPYGELFIYTDGFPLLAWGLKVWKSMFGISGSGVVAAMNLTVLLSSLPASVLVYALLRRSLVGRVFAAGAALAIVFLSPQFLRTTGHFSLALPFVVPLLWYLQVRLSTPGARRGRWWAGYVLAGILLGFLHPYYLLHAFLLPVATAAVLVLQQLGRQRDWWRLPAWLLTAGAAPLLVFQILIALLDSVHDRPTNPYGLLVFRANFASVFGPAVEPFNAAFQFIFKSETAIPEGVSYVGLPVVLALLFWVFRAAGYLLRRRPGRVLRPSLPAPLRATAWAVVPILLFAMAWPFIFEPFAGLPDLLPAIKQFRALGRFAWLFYFVMGVWAAVQYWQLHRLLRQRRLARLGALLLLVVVGIWGMEAKYQLNWVVPMFAHNEVADDFLCVNEGYVDALGQAGRYADNFQAIMPLPYYSVGSEKFGLEPTQTESYESFRASLNLHLPLAATMIPRTGIEQTLHLMELFASDLTPKRWLREVPDARPLLVVASAVDSLRPAETALIRRGGKLLGRYRQVKLYELPLSAFATTRPEQEQKKFTEQQAGLLREGPLWRTQPGAAVVWQSFEQEQAPGAVGFTQPGAAHVDKGVLPLFEGTLPNALPVDSATYELSVWAYAKGKDWLPIINYWQFTPDGQQVAYASELLNQRTEISGSWVRYSTIIHLTNPANRIKVELTGNDVIADDLLIRPRTTNVYWLDSAGHPVLNGIPLVSNTSQAH; via the coding sequence ATGATAACTAGACTACGCCAGTTCTGGCGCCAGCACCCCGAGCGCATCACCATAGCGGCCCTTTTGCTCACCCACATTGCGGTGATGTGCGTGCTATTCGGCAATGTGCTGTGGCATCCGGGGGCTTACATGCTGGCCCCCGGAGGCGATGGCATCAAGAACTATTACGCGCTGCTCTACTATGTGCTCTACGACCATGGCACGCAATTCACCGGCATGCACTACCCCTACGGGGAGTTGTTCATCTACACCGATGGGTTTCCGTTGCTGGCTTGGGGGCTGAAAGTCTGGAAAAGCATGTTTGGCATCAGTGGCAGCGGGGTGGTGGCGGCCATGAACCTGACGGTGCTGCTGTCTTCGCTGCCTGCTTCTGTCCTGGTGTATGCGCTACTGCGGCGAAGCTTGGTGGGCCGGGTGTTTGCGGCGGGTGCGGCCCTGGCTATTGTCTTTTTATCGCCCCAGTTTCTACGCACCACTGGGCACTTCTCCCTGGCGCTTCCCTTCGTGGTGCCTTTGCTGTGGTATTTGCAGGTGCGGCTGAGCACGCCCGGCGCGCGGCGCGGCCGGTGGTGGGCCGGGTACGTGTTGGCGGGCATTCTGCTGGGATTTCTGCACCCTTACTATTTGCTGCACGCTTTCTTACTGCCGGTGGCTACGGCCGCCGTGCTGGTCCTGCAGCAGCTGGGCCGCCAGCGCGATTGGTGGCGCTTGCCGGCGTGGCTGCTCACGGCCGGCGCGGCCCCGCTGCTGGTGTTCCAAATCCTCATCGCCCTGCTCGATTCCGTGCACGACCGGCCCACCAACCCTTACGGCCTGCTGGTGTTCCGCGCCAATTTTGCCAGTGTGTTCGGGCCGGCAGTCGAGCCCTTCAACGCAGCCTTCCAATTCATTTTCAAGAGCGAAACAGCTATTCCCGAGGGGGTGAGCTACGTGGGGTTGCCGGTTGTCTTGGCCTTGCTGTTCTGGGTTTTCCGGGCCGCGGGGTACTTGCTGCGGCGGCGGCCGGGGCGGGTGCTGCGGCCGTCGCTGCCCGCGCCGTTGCGCGCCACGGCCTGGGCTGTAGTGCCCATTCTGCTGTTTGCCATGGCCTGGCCGTTCATCTTCGAACCGTTCGCCGGCTTGCCGGATTTGCTGCCCGCCATCAAGCAGTTCCGGGCCCTGGGGCGCTTTGCGTGGCTGTTCTATTTTGTGATGGGGGTGTGGGCCGCCGTGCAATACTGGCAGCTGCACCGGCTGCTGCGGCAGCGCCGCCTGGCGCGCCTCGGCGCCTTGCTGCTGCTGGTAGTCGTAGGCATTTGGGGTATGGAGGCCAAGTACCAGTTGAACTGGGTGGTGCCCATGTTTGCCCACAACGAGGTGGCCGACGACTTTCTCTGCGTCAACGAGGGCTATGTGGATGCGCTGGGCCAAGCCGGGCGCTATGCCGACAACTTCCAGGCTATCATGCCCTTGCCCTATTATTCGGTGGGGTCTGAGAAGTTTGGCCTGGAGCCTACCCAAACGGAAAGCTACGAGAGCTTCCGCGCCTCGCTGAACCTGCACCTGCCGCTGGCTGCCACCATGATACCGCGCACCGGCATCGAGCAAACGTTGCATCTGATGGAGCTGTTTGCTTCCGACCTCACCCCAAAAAGGTGGCTCCGCGAAGTGCCCGACGCGCGCCCCTTGCTGGTGGTGGCCTCGGCCGTCGATTCGCTTCGTCCGGCCGAAACTGCCTTGATTCGGCGGGGAGGCAAGCTGCTGGGCCGCTACCGGCAGGTGAAGCTTTACGAGCTGCCCCTGAGCGCCTTCGCCACCACCCGCCCGGAACAGGAGCAAAAAAAGTTTACTGAACAGCAAGCCGGGCTGTTACGTGAAGGCCCGCTGTGGCGCACCCAACCCGGCGCCGCCGTTGTGTGGCAGTCGTTTGAACAGGAACAGGCCCCCGGCGCCGTCGGCTTTACCCAGCCCGGTGCAGCGCATGTCGACAAAGGCGTGCTGCCCCTCTTCGAAGGCACATTGCCCAATGCGCTGCCCGTCGACAGTGCCACCTATGAGCTGAGTGTATGGGCTTATGCCAAGGGCAAGGATTGGCTGCCCATCATCAATTACTGGCAATTCACTCCCGATGGCCAGCAGGTGGCCTACGCGAGCGAGCTCCTGAACCAACGCACGGAAATCAGCGGCAGCTGGGTGCGGTACAGCACCATCATTCACCTGACCAACCCGGCCAACCGCATCAAGGTAGAGCTAACGGGCAACGACGTCATTGCCGATGACCTACTGATTCGTCCCCGCACCACCAATGTGTATTGGCTGGACAGCGCGGGCCACCCGGTACTCAACGGCATTCCGCTGGTTTCAAATACTTCCCAAGCGCATTAA
- a CDS encoding carbohydrate binding domain-containing protein codes for MKKYTLLLLTAAALAGCGDKDGGSRPANLLTGNDFEQMDGWMGDVPQPSLTKEKAHSGAYSVHVGPGIEYSNGFIGTLGKLSSTRLNQIKVKAWVYVPSGPTATSIVTSLVDPATPGAKPAMWDAMGLDKMVKKRNDWQEVEKTFTLPANVGPNYKLYVYLWSGGSQNVAYLDDIQFLRP; via the coding sequence ATGAAAAAATATACCCTGCTCCTGCTGACAGCAGCTGCGCTGGCTGGTTGCGGCGATAAAGACGGTGGCTCGCGGCCGGCAAATCTTCTCACGGGCAACGATTTTGAACAGATGGACGGCTGGATGGGCGATGTCCCGCAGCCGTCGTTGACGAAGGAGAAGGCCCACTCCGGCGCTTATTCCGTGCACGTAGGACCGGGCATTGAGTACAGCAACGGGTTCATCGGCACGCTGGGCAAGCTCAGCTCCACCCGCCTCAACCAAATCAAGGTAAAGGCTTGGGTGTACGTGCCCAGTGGGCCCACTGCGACGAGCATCGTAACCAGCCTGGTAGACCCCGCCACGCCCGGCGCTAAGCCGGCCATGTGGGACGCCATGGGACTGGATAAGATGGTGAAGAAGCGTAACGACTGGCAGGAAGTGGAAAAAACCTTCACCCTGCCGGCCAACGTGGGTCCAAACTACAAACTGTACGTGTACCTCTGGAGCGGCGGGTCGCAAAACGTGGCCTACCTCGACGATATCCAGTTTCTGCGTCCCTAA
- a CDS encoding SDR family oxidoreductase, with amino-acid sequence MYLSLENRRALVGGSTQGIGRAVAEALAESGCAITLLARNEDRLREVAAALPTPAGQAHDYLVADFDDPSHVAEVVQGYLAHHPAGFHILVNNTGGPAGGPLLEASVDALRVAFNQHVICNHLLAQALVPGMKAAGFGRIINIISTSVKIPLPGLGVSNTIRGAVASWAKTLANELGPQGITVNNVLPGATLTQRHHSLVEKKAAQTGQPADAIEADMLRTIPARRFGLAEEVAAAVAFLASPAAGYINGTSVPVDGGRTGSL; translated from the coding sequence ATGTACCTCTCCCTAGAAAATCGCCGGGCCCTGGTGGGCGGCAGCACCCAGGGCATTGGCCGCGCCGTGGCCGAGGCCCTGGCCGAAAGCGGCTGCGCCATCACCCTGCTGGCCCGCAACGAAGACCGCCTGCGCGAGGTGGCCGCTGCCCTGCCCACGCCCGCCGGCCAAGCACACGACTACCTCGTGGCCGATTTCGACGACCCCAGCCACGTGGCCGAGGTAGTGCAAGGCTACCTCGCACATCATCCGGCAGGCTTCCATATTCTGGTGAACAACACCGGCGGCCCGGCCGGCGGCCCCTTGCTGGAAGCGTCGGTAGATGCGCTGCGAGTGGCCTTCAACCAGCACGTCATCTGCAACCACTTGCTGGCGCAGGCCCTGGTGCCGGGCATGAAGGCCGCCGGTTTCGGGCGCATCATCAACATCATCAGCACTTCCGTCAAGATTCCGCTGCCGGGCCTGGGTGTGAGCAACACCATTCGCGGTGCGGTGGCCAGCTGGGCCAAAACCCTGGCCAACGAGCTTGGCCCGCAGGGCATCACGGTGAACAACGTGCTGCCCGGCGCCACCCTCACCCAGCGCCACCACTCGCTGGTGGAGAAAAAAGCCGCCCAAACCGGCCAGCCTGCCGACGCCATCGAGGCCGACATGCTGCGTACCATCCCGGCCCGCCGCTTTGGCCTGGCCGAGGAGGTGGCGGCGGCCGTGGCTTTCCTGGCTTCGCCGGCCGCCGGCTACATCAACGGTACCAGCGTGCCCGTGGACGGCGGCCGCACCGGCAGCCTCTGA